A region from the Lentimonas sp. CC4 genome encodes:
- a CDS encoding GH92 family glycosyl hydrolase: MNRGLTFCIFSTLFSLVAFAEKEPVDYVDPHIGGISELLASTDPIVTMPGGTVEIAPNPWPEVMNRVDHYMAGKVCSFSIDDVPIYGKKMTPTWIMATTGEFKTAPAAITSRYDHDFEIATPYYASVYLEDHDVTVENTATRNCAFFRFTFPEDEASHILFKSHEVRIVSDRAFEAKRGKNRYFYVEFSKPFASSQTWKGGAAANYATEAEEQVLVRVGVSGKSYEDARKVLKEELPNWDFDAQKQVARDVWNESLSVVQVEGGTERQRRLFYTGLYRVGGREKLLERMKFNTDKMLKKAQTFASRPSDKLLPHQLRDDCMFFQPNIVHAAKTIMFAEGEFDYERALENVTVEYTEATKLPWRHGPATELDRFHIEHGFYPALRKGEKETVKGVHHFENRQSVSLTLQAAYEAWCAAQVAKAAGDTEAYEYFKGHAYDYKNVFNTETNFVAPKDADGNWIEPYDPRFSGGFGGREYFAEMNGWLYTFYVPHDPEGLIQLMGGREAFIKKLDRLFEGQYVEAKKAKYDFFGQFPDMTGLVGMYTQGNEFSRHIPYFYIYAGEPWKTQRRVREIMRVTYDDDPAGICGDEDHGHMLHWYMMAAMGIHTNGVLPNYPIWLLSSPVFSKTTIDLGDGKALTIEAKDASAQNKYVQSAKLNGEVLNQAWFAHDAIRHGGHLILQMGPRPNKEWASAPEASPPSMTPVL, from the coding sequence ATGAACAGAGGACTTACTTTCTGTATTTTCTCCACCTTGTTCTCTCTGGTCGCATTCGCAGAGAAAGAACCGGTCGACTATGTGGATCCCCACATTGGTGGCATTAGCGAATTGCTCGCATCGACGGATCCGATCGTGACGATGCCCGGAGGCACAGTTGAAATCGCGCCCAACCCTTGGCCGGAAGTCATGAACCGTGTAGATCACTACATGGCCGGTAAGGTGTGCAGCTTCTCCATCGACGATGTGCCGATCTATGGAAAGAAGATGACGCCGACTTGGATCATGGCGACCACGGGCGAGTTTAAGACAGCACCGGCAGCCATTACGTCACGCTACGATCATGACTTTGAGATCGCGACGCCGTATTACGCGTCCGTATATTTGGAAGATCACGATGTTACCGTCGAGAACACCGCGACACGCAACTGTGCGTTTTTTCGCTTTACTTTCCCTGAAGACGAAGCCTCGCATATACTCTTCAAATCGCATGAAGTTCGGATCGTTAGCGATCGCGCCTTTGAGGCGAAGCGAGGAAAGAATCGCTATTTCTATGTGGAGTTCAGCAAACCTTTTGCGTCCAGTCAGACATGGAAGGGCGGCGCAGCTGCGAACTACGCAACGGAGGCAGAAGAGCAAGTGCTGGTGCGTGTTGGCGTGTCAGGAAAGAGCTACGAAGATGCGCGCAAGGTGCTGAAAGAGGAACTCCCGAACTGGGACTTTGATGCACAAAAGCAAGTTGCCCGTGATGTCTGGAACGAGTCATTGTCTGTGGTTCAGGTCGAAGGTGGCACCGAGCGCCAGCGCCGACTTTTCTATACCGGACTCTATCGTGTCGGCGGACGCGAGAAACTGCTGGAACGCATGAAGTTTAACACCGACAAAATGCTGAAGAAAGCACAGACATTCGCCAGCCGCCCGAGTGACAAATTGCTGCCACATCAGTTGCGTGATGACTGCATGTTCTTCCAGCCGAACATCGTGCATGCTGCTAAGACGATTATGTTTGCTGAAGGCGAGTTTGATTATGAGCGCGCCTTAGAGAATGTGACTGTGGAGTATACGGAGGCGACTAAATTGCCCTGGAGGCATGGCCCCGCTACTGAGCTGGATCGCTTTCATATCGAGCATGGTTTCTATCCTGCACTGCGAAAGGGCGAGAAGGAAACCGTTAAAGGTGTTCACCATTTTGAAAACCGTCAGTCTGTCTCCCTGACTTTGCAGGCAGCTTACGAGGCATGGTGTGCCGCGCAGGTGGCCAAAGCTGCTGGTGATACGGAGGCATACGAATACTTCAAGGGGCACGCTTACGATTATAAGAACGTCTTCAACACGGAGACGAACTTTGTCGCGCCAAAGGATGCAGACGGCAACTGGATCGAGCCCTATGATCCGCGCTTCTCCGGTGGCTTTGGTGGGCGTGAATATTTCGCTGAAATGAACGGCTGGCTCTATACCTTCTATGTGCCGCATGACCCAGAGGGACTCATTCAGCTCATGGGCGGGCGTGAGGCCTTCATCAAGAAACTGGATCGCCTCTTTGAGGGGCAGTATGTCGAAGCGAAGAAAGCGAAATACGATTTCTTTGGTCAGTTTCCGGACATGACCGGACTGGTTGGCATGTATACGCAGGGCAACGAGTTTTCCCGGCACATTCCATATTTCTATATCTATGCCGGCGAGCCTTGGAAAACGCAGCGGCGTGTGCGTGAGATCATGCGCGTGACTTATGACGATGATCCTGCAGGCATTTGTGGTGATGAAGACCATGGACACATGCTGCATTGGTATATGATGGCGGCGATGGGCATCCATACCAACGGTGTGCTACCGAATTATCCGATCTGGTTGCTCAGCAGTCCTGTCTTTAGCAAGACGACGATTGATCTCGGTGACGGTAAGGCGCTTACCATCGAAGCCAAGGATGCCTCTGCACAGAACAAGTATGTGCAGTCTGCCAAGCTGAACGGCGAGGTGTTGAACCAGGCATGGTTTGCGCATGACGCGATTCGCCACGGCGGACACCTGATCCTACAAATGGGCCCCCGTCCGAACAAGGAGTGGGCTAGCGCTCCCGAAGCGTCACCTCCTTCAATGACTCCAGTTTTATAA
- a CDS encoding sulfatase produces MNSLFKSVLIGLLAFAGLQGLSAADSNHSKRPNIIFILSDDHRFDAMGFMDVYPGLETPNMDRIRAEGAHMKNAFVTLSMCAPSRSSFLTGLYPHTHGVSNNNEAREPDWSKTPSFGQYLQDAGYHTGYIGKFHLAHHNDPRPGFDHWVSFTGQGHYNGNVLGVNGKVVKAPGYVTDVLTRYAKEFINQERGDKPFMLYLSHKAVHGPFTPAKRHQDLYPDARYPMPETLREDRSNKPQWQRSIEWFKTVFVNGELTYATENNRVLEWDESTGYIGRTKPYLQSLSAVDEGIGEILDLLEKRGELDNTFIIYAGDNGYLLGEHGRSDKRVAYNESIRIPMIIRYPRLIQPGTTVEDYVLNIDLAPTLIDLASAPEEPTLHGESMLPLFAGQNEGWRDGFLYNYNWDLHPLIPTIVAYRTPEFLLSTTPNRDDLYELYDLQRDPLETNNVFNNPEYASQRKQMFAQLEAAKEAVDFTLEVPDPIVGRWHAEEDKTHEFVPEKKAMQSDSRVEIPTEKTFNLSLGTVSFELEFTPESDGIVFSQYFFHRINAHLTEGNGFILYVEDGAVNLCFQRRQVSYILRDDQVLTGKPVKAKFSFSSDGKWIKMQVNGGEEWSTSFTDPIPRLYHEKEPRAMLGKPSAKQLPDTIQLHDGFNGSFEELTVQQTKQ; encoded by the coding sequence ATGAATTCTCTATTTAAAAGTGTATTGATTGGTCTGCTCGCATTCGCCGGCCTACAAGGCCTTTCGGCTGCAGATAGCAATCATTCGAAGCGCCCGAATATTATCTTCATTCTCTCGGATGATCATCGCTTCGATGCGATGGGATTTATGGATGTGTATCCAGGTTTGGAGACGCCAAATATGGATCGCATACGGGCTGAAGGGGCTCATATGAAGAACGCCTTTGTCACGCTGTCGATGTGTGCACCGTCACGTTCCTCCTTCTTGACTGGGCTCTATCCGCATACACACGGTGTGAGTAATAATAACGAAGCGCGTGAGCCAGACTGGAGCAAGACGCCATCGTTTGGTCAGTATTTGCAGGATGCGGGCTATCACACGGGGTATATTGGTAAGTTTCACCTCGCGCATCATAATGACCCGCGCCCTGGCTTTGACCATTGGGTGTCCTTTACAGGGCAGGGGCATTACAACGGCAATGTGCTGGGAGTGAATGGCAAGGTGGTGAAGGCGCCGGGCTATGTCACTGATGTGCTGACGCGCTATGCGAAGGAATTCATCAATCAAGAGCGCGGCGACAAGCCGTTCATGCTGTATTTATCGCACAAGGCGGTGCATGGCCCCTTCACTCCGGCGAAGCGCCACCAGGATCTCTACCCGGATGCACGTTATCCGATGCCGGAGACTTTGCGCGAAGATCGCAGCAACAAGCCGCAGTGGCAGCGCTCGATTGAGTGGTTTAAGACGGTTTTTGTGAATGGTGAGTTGACCTATGCCACCGAGAATAATCGTGTGCTCGAATGGGATGAAAGCACAGGCTATATCGGACGCACCAAGCCTTATCTGCAGTCACTTTCTGCGGTCGACGAGGGCATTGGCGAGATCCTTGATTTGCTCGAGAAGCGTGGTGAGCTCGACAATACCTTTATCATCTATGCGGGTGACAATGGCTACCTCCTCGGTGAGCACGGCCGCAGCGATAAGCGTGTGGCCTATAACGAGTCGATCCGCATCCCAATGATCATTCGCTACCCGCGCTTGATTCAACCGGGCACAACGGTGGAGGACTACGTGTTGAACATTGATCTCGCTCCGACTTTGATCGATCTCGCATCCGCTCCGGAGGAACCGACCCTACACGGTGAATCCATGTTACCGCTCTTTGCTGGCCAGAATGAGGGGTGGCGCGACGGCTTTCTCTATAATTATAACTGGGACCTGCATCCATTGATTCCGACGATCGTAGCATATCGCACACCGGAGTTTCTACTCTCCACGACGCCCAACCGCGACGATCTGTATGAGCTTTACGATCTACAACGTGACCCGCTGGAGACGAATAATGTCTTTAATAACCCAGAATATGCGTCGCAGCGTAAACAAATGTTTGCGCAACTCGAAGCTGCGAAAGAAGCCGTCGATTTCACTTTGGAAGTGCCGGACCCGATCGTCGGGCGTTGGCATGCGGAGGAAGATAAGACCCATGAGTTCGTGCCGGAGAAGAAGGCGATGCAGTCCGATTCGCGGGTTGAGATTCCGACTGAGAAGACCTTCAACCTATCGCTGGGAACGGTTAGCTTTGAACTCGAGTTTACACCGGAAAGTGATGGCATTGTCTTTAGCCAATACTTCTTTCATCGAATCAATGCGCACCTCACTGAGGGCAACGGCTTTATTCTCTATGTCGAGGACGGCGCGGTGAACCTTTGCTTTCAACGTCGTCAGGTGAGCTACATCCTACGCGATGATCAAGTGCTCACCGGTAAGCCAGTGAAAGCCAAGTTCAGCTTCTCCAGTGATGGCAAATGGATTAAGATGCAGGTGAATGGCGGTGAGGAGTGGAGCACTTCATTCACCGATCCGATCCCGCGCTTATATCATGAGAAAGAGCCACGCGCGATGCTCGGCAAGCCATCGGCGAAGCAGCTCCCTGATACGATCCAGTTGCACGATGGATTTAATGGCAGCTTTGAAGAATTAACGGTGCAGCAAACAAAACAATGA
- a CDS encoding family 14 glycosylhydrolase, which yields MRHDREHATASATLAKRTTIETMTSKSKAGVARMPLIVSMLLSGLLVGGVLYYASIQKNGATSNDSTPTAEPSAPTTVVAPKQAEVPVPTKPLPEPELVETAPSRPASSESTALPPIQVSVTPAARDIAPTDAQPLLIDFRHSSNGISADSIAAASAHDVILLDFLISDRGILALDAKTTATDPTVQALIDEWDKANVGAINDPRLLGQTFRLIGHATQSSEPTKFSLTQSTRNGIAVDGSMPSRIEGTEPTATETLVWQLVSDAPIRLDFVGWSYGHSQSGAGMQIKFGDQIETHAPIRLEAGYLKSTAPNQHSLFAGTAIEFSQAPSARSGTALSGMVFTVNYGDVPSVGYKNGITIMHRNFPATNEKAKAQFAEMYPNGSWEQHLKDLERKVKAQFDTYRDLGIELLRLPGGLTLGELNNSNSAYTKALREYDEFDFKVIIDTAAHVPLVNSRNQKSNHVGVTNIWDPKSIEKSLFKIRREINHCKKHKWFWDRIAYLTPQFGPMHEIRYPSMPHYDFWCYGDYAQADFRSKMQIKYQDIHKANRIWNTEYSNWDSVVVAKPGQGSPEIWEDILTWYRDSKRAFALQVIRQIKEVSDKDVLIYVAGGHFNQNDWNQAVESSGRHANNKIRMMLDSDWIIKTATKEGCVLQYTGLSRSESFFIKERARVHGYDGPIYGENPGHYGSASYPVGLASIINETGFSGIDYTWNTWIFGDGTLDPTNDMETRNALYWQLKEAYRLINAYPKNPTLQPRIPKMRPEFIRSDQNLRQWAWTILPEITERKGLQAMYHGFKFTPPPTVTREGLSGFEYTPQNKNDSIYVAITEHTIGMGKTPRADIYVRYFDEGHGQVSLQYDSEDPDQPYKEHPDTIQLSDSKRWKTALFRINDAQFTNRVSGRDFRLRFGETERFIVRSMGVYSPDVR from the coding sequence ATGAGACACGATAGAGAACACGCAACAGCGTCAGCGACACTAGCAAAGCGCACGACTATAGAAACGATGACTTCTAAGAGCAAAGCGGGCGTTGCCCGTATGCCACTGATTGTCTCGATGCTCCTATCCGGCCTCTTAGTTGGCGGCGTGCTCTATTATGCCAGCATACAGAAAAATGGGGCTACCTCCAACGATAGCACGCCAACAGCTGAGCCAAGTGCACCAACGACCGTCGTCGCACCCAAGCAAGCGGAGGTCCCCGTGCCTACGAAACCGTTGCCCGAACCTGAGCTTGTCGAAACAGCACCCAGCCGACCAGCTAGTAGCGAGTCCACTGCGCTACCTCCAATACAAGTCAGTGTGACACCTGCTGCACGCGACATTGCACCCACGGATGCTCAGCCGCTACTGATCGATTTTCGCCACAGTAGCAATGGAATCAGTGCCGATTCAATCGCAGCCGCGAGTGCGCACGATGTCATTCTGCTAGATTTTTTAATCAGCGATCGCGGCATCCTTGCATTGGATGCCAAGACCACTGCTACCGATCCCACGGTCCAAGCGCTGATCGACGAATGGGACAAGGCCAACGTTGGCGCGATTAATGACCCTCGCCTGCTAGGCCAAACCTTCCGACTCATCGGGCATGCAACCCAATCCAGCGAGCCTACCAAATTCTCGCTGACACAAAGCACACGCAATGGAATCGCAGTGGACGGCAGTATGCCATCTCGTATCGAAGGAACTGAACCGACCGCCACAGAGACGCTTGTATGGCAATTGGTATCCGATGCACCCATACGTCTGGACTTTGTAGGCTGGAGCTATGGCCACAGCCAATCAGGTGCAGGCATGCAGATAAAATTTGGCGATCAGATCGAGACACACGCTCCGATCCGCTTGGAGGCCGGCTATTTGAAAAGCACAGCGCCCAACCAGCACTCCCTGTTCGCCGGCACGGCGATCGAATTCAGCCAAGCACCGTCGGCCCGTTCAGGCACTGCTCTCAGTGGAATGGTCTTTACCGTCAACTACGGCGATGTGCCCAGCGTTGGCTACAAGAATGGCATCACCATCATGCACCGCAATTTCCCTGCGACGAATGAGAAAGCGAAAGCACAGTTTGCTGAAATGTATCCAAACGGAAGCTGGGAACAGCACTTGAAAGACCTGGAGCGCAAGGTAAAGGCACAGTTTGATACCTATCGAGACCTTGGCATTGAACTCCTTCGGCTTCCCGGCGGATTGACACTCGGAGAACTCAATAACAGCAACTCCGCCTATACCAAAGCGCTCAGAGAGTATGACGAATTCGACTTTAAAGTCATCATTGATACCGCAGCGCACGTGCCACTAGTGAACTCACGTAACCAGAAAAGTAATCATGTAGGTGTGACAAATATTTGGGACCCCAAATCGATCGAAAAATCGCTATTCAAAATCAGGCGGGAAATCAACCACTGCAAGAAGCATAAATGGTTTTGGGACCGCATCGCCTATCTGACTCCTCAGTTTGGTCCGATGCATGAAATACGCTACCCTAGCATGCCTCATTATGATTTTTGGTGCTACGGCGACTATGCACAGGCTGATTTCCGCTCCAAAATGCAAATCAAGTATCAAGACATTCACAAAGCCAATCGCATCTGGAACACCGAGTATTCAAATTGGGATAGCGTTGTAGTCGCTAAGCCGGGTCAAGGTAGCCCTGAGATCTGGGAAGATATTCTAACATGGTATCGCGACTCAAAGCGCGCATTTGCATTACAAGTCATACGCCAAATCAAAGAAGTCTCCGATAAAGATGTTCTCATTTATGTCGCGGGTGGACACTTCAACCAGAATGATTGGAATCAAGCTGTCGAATCAAGCGGTCGCCACGCGAACAACAAAATCAGGATGATGCTCGACTCCGACTGGATCATCAAAACCGCAACGAAAGAAGGCTGTGTGCTCCAATATACGGGCCTCTCGCGATCCGAGAGCTTCTTCATCAAGGAGCGCGCGCGGGTGCATGGCTATGACGGGCCTATCTACGGTGAGAACCCCGGGCATTACGGCTCGGCAAGTTATCCGGTCGGACTGGCAAGCATTATCAACGAGACTGGCTTCAGCGGTATTGATTATACATGGAATACATGGATTTTCGGCGACGGAACACTCGACCCCACCAACGACATGGAAACGCGGAATGCGCTCTACTGGCAACTCAAGGAAGCCTACCGCTTGATCAACGCCTATCCAAAAAATCCGACCCTACAACCACGCATTCCGAAGATGCGCCCTGAATTCATCCGATCGGATCAAAACCTACGTCAGTGGGCATGGACGATCTTACCGGAAATCACCGAACGCAAAGGCCTACAAGCAATGTATCATGGCTTTAAGTTTACGCCCCCACCCACCGTAACTCGAGAAGGACTCAGTGGTTTTGAATATACGCCTCAGAATAAAAATGACTCGATCTACGTAGCGATCACCGAACACACCATTGGTATGGGAAAGACGCCACGTGCAGATATCTATGTTCGCTACTTCGACGAAGGGCACGGCCAAGTGAGCTTGCAGTATGACTCGGAGGATCCCGATCAACCGTATAAAGAACATCCCGATACGATCCAACTCAGCGATAGCAAGCGTTGGAAGACCGCTCTATTTCGTATCAACGATGCTCAATTTACGAACCGAGTCAGCGGCCGCGATTTCCGACTGCGCTTTGGCGAAACAGAACGATTCATCGTTCGTAGCATGGGAGTCTACTCTCCAGATGTTCGCTAG
- a CDS encoding Gfo/Idh/MocA family oxidoreductase, producing MKNSSHTPRRRFLKQSAAAAGFLLGAPSIIRAETLGNANKTGANSRMGIGFIGTGLIAQGHLKSFSGMRDLQAVAVCDVRKSNLNKAVGVLAEKGVKDVQATGYYEELIQNPAVDIICIATPDHWHAALAIEAMKAGKDVYVEKPMTLTVEEGKAVLAAEQKYGRILQVGSQQRSSGHFRIAANLVRNGLIGEVKEVYCQLGKFGIPPKNAPVLPVPEGFDYDRWLGPTPFYEYTEDRVKQSYGGGWRCYWDYGSRKFGDWGAHHFDIVQWALDRDDTGPTEFIPKGHNGAEHHHYRYADGITVWRDKKPDHGHMIRFIGTEGEVHVGRGKLATLPVDLKRHRFTADDIQVYQSNNHRGNFINSVKTRKAPICPASVGHRSGTICQLAGVAERLGRAFKWDPVAEQVIGDAEAKSMQDRPRRPGYELPTV from the coding sequence ATGAAGAATTCATCCCACACACCCCGCCGCCGCTTCCTCAAGCAATCCGCTGCCGCAGCCGGATTCCTACTCGGCGCCCCCTCAATCATCCGGGCCGAAACACTCGGCAACGCCAATAAAACAGGCGCCAATTCCCGCATGGGCATCGGCTTCATCGGCACTGGCCTCATTGCGCAAGGGCACCTAAAATCTTTCTCTGGTATGCGCGACCTGCAAGCAGTCGCAGTGTGCGACGTGCGTAAGTCCAACCTCAACAAAGCGGTGGGCGTTCTAGCCGAAAAAGGCGTGAAGGACGTGCAAGCGACCGGCTACTACGAAGAGCTGATTCAAAATCCCGCAGTCGACATTATCTGTATCGCCACGCCGGACCATTGGCACGCCGCGCTGGCCATCGAAGCCATGAAGGCTGGCAAAGATGTCTATGTTGAAAAGCCAATGACACTCACCGTCGAAGAAGGCAAAGCAGTGCTCGCAGCGGAACAAAAATACGGCCGCATCCTTCAGGTCGGTTCACAACAGCGCTCCTCCGGCCACTTCCGCATCGCGGCAAACTTGGTGCGCAACGGCTTGATTGGTGAAGTCAAAGAAGTCTATTGCCAACTCGGAAAGTTTGGCATCCCACCAAAGAACGCTCCGGTTCTACCCGTCCCCGAAGGCTTCGACTATGATCGCTGGCTCGGACCGACCCCTTTCTACGAATACACCGAAGATCGCGTCAAACAAAGCTACGGTGGTGGATGGCGCTGCTACTGGGACTACGGCAGCCGCAAGTTTGGCGACTGGGGCGCACACCACTTCGACATCGTCCAATGGGCACTCGACCGTGACGACACCGGCCCGACAGAATTCATCCCGAAGGGACACAACGGCGCAGAGCATCACCACTACCGCTATGCCGACGGCATCACCGTATGGCGCGACAAGAAGCCCGACCACGGCCATATGATTCGCTTCATCGGCACCGAGGGTGAAGTCCACGTAGGCCGCGGCAAGCTGGCAACCTTGCCTGTCGACCTTAAACGTCACCGCTTCACTGCAGACGACATTCAAGTCTATCAATCCAACAACCACCGCGGCAACTTCATCAATAGCGTAAAGACACGCAAAGCACCGATTTGCCCGGCCTCCGTAGGCCACCGCTCAGGCACTATCTGCCAACTGGCTGGGGTTGCGGAACGCCTCGGTCGTGCGTTTAAGTGGGACCCAGTTGCCGAGCAAGTCATCGGCGATGCAGAAGCGAAGTCCATGCAAGATCGCCCACGTCGCCCAGGCTACGAACTGCCAACAGTCTAA
- a CDS encoding sulfatase-like hydrolase/transferase, translated as MAHAWVSIARKSFTNEAINFITANQNNPFFVYLAYTAPHYLMHVPPQEYLNTYNTLLNTLENDL; from the coding sequence ATGGCACACGCGTGGGTGAGTATAGCACGGAAATCATTCACTAATGAGGCAATCAACTTCATCACTGCGAATCAGAACAATCCGTTCTTTGTTTACCTAGCCTACACCGCACCGCACTACCTCATGCATGTGCCCCCACAAGAGTATCTGAACACATACAATACATTGCTCAATACATTGGAAAACGACCTCTAG
- a CDS encoding Gfo/Idh/MocA family oxidoreductase: MKTEMNRRSFIKAAAGALALPTIVPSSVFGANAPSNRLRLGFIGVGNIGLSYHVPNFSKERGVEIVSICDVNQKTWGPALKKIADNKSNVPSKYVHYEEMFEQEDLDVVTVGLPDHWHVQCAMDALRQGLDVYCEKPLSRYQREGRILTDAVRRYQRVLQTGSQQRSMGSFQRAVELARNGYLGEVKRVWANVGMRMPRVCNLPAEPVPQGLDWDKWVGPADMTPYNERRFNGSYNHEKGWRGWIDYSISMFGDWGAHHFDIGQWGIGMERTGPVRILPQSKSPQNATTFIYENGVEMIQKPFSGAGDMQVTFEGTKGWAAASRGGFKCSKEVKNVVLSPTDERVGRGMNHQQDFLNCVKTRTRPIADVEIGHCSATVCHLAYISNYLERPLDWNPKAEVFANDTEATRMLMKAYREPYAL, translated from the coding sequence ATGAAAACAGAAATGAATCGTAGATCTTTCATCAAGGCTGCAGCGGGTGCGCTGGCCTTGCCGACGATAGTCCCGTCTTCAGTCTTTGGGGCGAATGCGCCGAGTAACCGATTGCGCCTAGGATTTATTGGAGTCGGGAATATTGGCCTGAGCTACCACGTGCCGAATTTTAGCAAAGAGCGCGGCGTTGAGATCGTTTCGATTTGTGACGTCAACCAGAAGACATGGGGCCCTGCATTGAAGAAGATTGCCGACAATAAGTCGAATGTGCCCTCTAAATATGTGCATTACGAAGAGATGTTCGAGCAAGAGGATTTGGATGTGGTGACTGTCGGGTTGCCGGATCACTGGCATGTTCAATGTGCGATGGATGCGCTACGTCAGGGGCTCGATGTGTATTGTGAGAAACCACTGTCGCGCTATCAGCGAGAGGGGCGTATTTTAACAGACGCGGTGCGCCGCTATCAGCGTGTATTGCAGACTGGCTCGCAGCAGCGCTCGATGGGATCGTTTCAACGTGCTGTGGAGTTAGCGCGCAATGGCTACTTGGGCGAAGTGAAGCGCGTCTGGGCCAATGTCGGCATGCGCATGCCGCGCGTTTGCAATCTGCCTGCAGAACCGGTTCCGCAAGGTTTGGATTGGGATAAGTGGGTGGGTCCGGCGGACATGACTCCTTACAATGAGCGTCGCTTTAACGGTTCCTATAATCATGAGAAAGGCTGGCGCGGTTGGATCGACTATTCGATCTCGATGTTTGGTGACTGGGGCGCACACCATTTTGACATTGGACAATGGGGCATCGGCATGGAGCGCACGGGACCCGTGCGTATATTGCCACAAAGTAAGAGTCCGCAAAATGCGACCACGTTTATTTATGAGAATGGCGTAGAAATGATCCAGAAGCCCTTCTCTGGAGCAGGGGATATGCAAGTGACGTTCGAGGGCACCAAGGGGTGGGCCGCAGCGAGTCGCGGTGGCTTCAAGTGCTCAAAAGAGGTTAAGAATGTGGTGCTCAGTCCCACTGACGAGCGCGTCGGCCGTGGCATGAATCATCAGCAGGATTTCTTGAATTGTGTGAAAACACGCACGCGTCCAATTGCCGATGTCGAAATCGGTCACTGCAGTGCTACCGTGTGCCACTTGGCATATATCTCCAACTATTTGGAACGCCCACTGGACTGGAACCCGAAAGCTGAGGTATTTGCGAATGATACAGAAGCCACACGTATGTTGATGAAGGCTTACCGCGAGCCCTACGCGTTGTAA